A stretch of Pseudomonadota bacterium DNA encodes these proteins:
- a CDS encoding DMT family protein, whose amino-acid sequence MRAIIISAGLLCCSNIFMTFAWYGHLKNLSHKPWIIAALVSWGIALFEYLLQVPANRIGFQAMNLGQLKILQEVITLSVFVPFSVLFMKEEIRLDFLWAGLCILGALFFIFRQKLLGA is encoded by the coding sequence ATGCGGGCCATTATTATTTCAGCCGGACTACTCTGCTGCAGCAATATTTTCATGACCTTCGCCTGGTACGGCCACCTGAAAAATCTCTCCCACAAGCCGTGGATCATCGCCGCGCTCGTCAGCTGGGGCATCGCGCTCTTTGAATATCTGCTCCAGGTTCCGGCGAACCGGATCGGCTTTCAGGCGATGAACCTCGGCCAACTCAAAATCCTCCAGGAGGTCATCACCCTTTCGGTTTTTGTCCCGTTTTCGGTCCTCTTCATGAAGGAAGAGATCCGGCTCGATTTTCTCTGGGCGGGGCTGTGTATCCTGGGCGCCCTTTTTTTCATCTTCCGGCAGAAGTTGCTCGGCGCCTGA
- a CDS encoding DUF2721 domain-containing protein, whose translation MTLEQIVPVLQLSISPVIVISGAGLVLLSMTNRFGRVIDRARILAQLLRTDSSSESHQVRSQLLILTRRARLLRVSIALASLSLLLAAFLVIGLFIVALMNLEAASLIIILFISCMSSLILGLLFFIADVNVSLSALQLETELEKDGNC comes from the coding sequence ATGACCCTTGAACAGATTGTCCCGGTCCTCCAGCTGTCGATCAGCCCGGTGATTGTAATTTCCGGCGCCGGCCTGGTGCTGCTGTCGATGACCAACCGGTTTGGCCGGGTCATTGATCGGGCGAGAATTCTGGCACAGCTGCTGCGGACTGATTCCAGCAGTGAGTCCCATCAGGTCCGGAGTCAACTTCTGATCCTGACCCGCAGGGCACGACTGCTCCGGGTATCCATCGCCCTTGCCTCACTGAGCCTGCTGCTGGCGGCCTTTCTGGTGATCGGTCTGTTTATTGTTGCCCTGATGAATCTTGAGGCGGCCTCATTGATCATCATCCTCTTCATCTCCTGCATGAGTTCCCTGATCCTCGGCCTGCTTTTTTTCATTGCCGACGTCAATGTTTCGCTCTCGGCGCTCCAACTCGAAACAGAGCTGGAAAAAGATGGGAACTGCTGA
- a CDS encoding AEC family transporter: protein MENFAVTITCLLIGMAIRRLPAFPRETGNVLNVFVIYISLPALVLLKIPELVFSPDLLVPALLPWVMLALSASAILLLSKILHWDRSTTGCLLLLIPMGNTSFLGIPMVKAFFGDQAIPYAVLYDQLGSFLALATYGSFILACYGSGENKPTVASVCKKIALFPPFIALLVALLLRAVPYPATAVGLLKILAATLVPLVMVAVGFQLTLRLTREVFSQLGIGLSIKLVGAPLVALFLCKLAGLEGEAVQVAIFESGMPPMVSAGALAILANLSPRLTAALVGIGIILSFITLPFLYQLL from the coding sequence ATGGAAAATTTTGCGGTTACCATAACCTGCCTGTTGATCGGCATGGCCATCAGGCGGCTCCCCGCTTTTCCCAGGGAGACCGGCAATGTCCTGAACGTCTTTGTCATCTATATCTCCCTGCCCGCACTGGTTCTGCTCAAGATTCCGGAACTGGTCTTCTCGCCGGACCTTCTGGTGCCCGCCCTGCTGCCCTGGGTGATGCTGGCGCTGTCCGCTTCGGCGATCCTGCTCCTGTCAAAGATTCTACACTGGGATCGTTCCACCACCGGCTGTCTTCTGCTCTTGATCCCCATGGGAAACACCTCCTTTCTCGGCATCCCGATGGTGAAGGCCTTTTTCGGTGATCAGGCGATCCCGTATGCGGTTCTCTATGACCAGTTGGGTTCCTTCCTCGCCCTCGCCACTTACGGTTCGTTCATCCTCGCCTGTTACGGCTCGGGCGAGAACAAACCGACCGTCGCGAGCGTATGCAAAAAAATTGCCCTCTTCCCGCCCTTTATCGCCCTGCTGGTCGCCCTGCTGCTCAGGGCGGTGCCATACCCGGCAACGGCCGTTGGTCTGCTGAAAATTCTCGCCGCCACCCTGGTACCGCTGGTCATGGTTGCTGTGGGTTTTCAGCTCACCCTGCGCCTGACCCGGGAGGTCTTCTCGCAACTCGGGATTGGACTCTCGATAAAACTGGTCGGCGCGCCGCTTGTCGCCTTGTTTCTTTGTAAACTGGCGGGGCTCGAAGGAGAAGCGGTACAGGTGGCGATATTCGAATCCGGCATGCCGCCGATGGTTTCAGCGGGCGCCCTGGCGATTCTGGCCAACCTCTCCCCCCGTCTCACCGCCGCCCTGGTCGGCATCGGCATTATTCTGAGTTTCATTACCTTGCCTTTTCTTTATCAACTGCTATAA